One Epinephelus fuscoguttatus linkage group LG16, E.fuscoguttatus.final_Chr_v1 genomic window, AAACACCTGTAGATGGTGCTATGTGGCAAATAAAAAGTTAGTAAATAACATACTGTTGATGTGCCATAAGTGTTTCCTTTTCCATGGTCATGAAGATGAGTACACCCATGATAGGTATCAGTGAGTACAATATAGAGTAATGTACTCTAACAACATGCTTATACCTGCATTACCTACAGGCCACGTGCAGTAATACTGTCCATTAAGGGCCTAAGACGACAGATCTTTCTTCTCCCAGTTATAATATGTACCAATGTAGACATATGTACATTTCATTACATTATAAAAGCAGACTACCAGGTCAATATAGATGCACTGTATAGCATTAACAATGAGCTACTACTGACAGATTAACCGAGCTGACCAGCATCTACCAGAGCTGCTGTGCTCACGCTGTATTTCAAAGACCTAAAATTGGCCAAAGACAAATGACACAAGTTGAACATACTGGTAGTCAAAAGTTTAATTATATTCAATAACTGGCAATTCAGTAATCACACTCACTTTGGCCGAGGGGGTAGAACGTGTTAACTTGGATCATTTTACTTGAGAAACAGATTGATACAGTGTGGCAACCACTTGCATTGTAATAATTTTACTGAAATTAAAGCACGGCTTTGAATTTCATTCGAAATTTATAATGCACAAATAATAGTTACCTGATTGACGAGGCTACTgtcatcaaacaaacacagcaggaaTGTAAAAAACATGACTGAACTATACAGAGGCAAAGTAATTAGCTGTAGCCGAAAACAAGTCACAGTGAAGTTTTCATAAAATTATAATATGCATATCATGTATACAGGTTGGTGAACATTCAATGATGAGTCTGATACAAAACGGAGGATGTAACCTTTGTAAAACAGTAGTTATGttacagaaatacaaaacaaaacactgaggaGCGAATCTGGGCTCAAGTTTTGGCCAGTTGCATttaaatatacacatacactTAGATATTTTACAGCTCACAACATCCATAGTACACATGATGAAAAACAGAATTATTGCTGTGTAAGATGTATGTACAGATTCTTAATTATAAAACAACTAGGCCTACTCTTTGGAGGTGAAAGAGTTCTTAGGAGCACAGACCAGAGCTCCACTCAGGCCACTAGCGGTGTCCATATTTGGCAGACCAGTCTGTTCGCCCGTGGATGGTCTGTACCGGTGGGCGAGGCAGCAGACCAGGGGTGCTCTTGTTGGCCAACGACAAATTGGCAGAGGTGTTCATCTGACTCCGTCCAGACTGCCATGTTGCATAATCTGAAAGAGCATCGATACAACAGGTTTGGTTGGTGGCTGGgcactaaaaaaaataaaaagtcaacatATAGAGGGCTGAATATTACAGAAAGTTCTAAGCTCTTAAATTCATCCTCACTTGATGGTGTTGAATCCACTGAAGGACCTTGGTGCCCTCTGTGACCGGCAGAACCTATGTCTTTTTTGTAAAACGACGGCATGTATCCACCTGGGATTGTATTTGTACCTggtatttaaaacaaacacaaacagatccATTTATTTGAACCAAGTGGTGACAACAAGTTGCAAAAATTACAATGGCGTTATAGTGCCGTGATTACCGTGAGCGCCTCTGCTCGGCAGAGTCCCTCCAAATGGAATACTGTTGTTGCCCCAAAGATGGCTTCCACTGAAGTCTTTATTGGCATTTATGGCCACGTTCTTCTTTGTGCTAATACCTGAAGGAGACAGCAGAGATTATCAGACACAGTTTTCAAGGAagataaacaacaacagaaggaccaagagaaaaaagagacattgcattttagttttggtcCGGTAAATGTAGCATGACCTGATGTAGGTTTCTGTAGATGTTATTGCTACATATAGACCTATGTGCTGCTGTCGATGCCACTAAGTTCGGTTccgaaagtcacacaataatcattcatatttttattaccAAATACAAACTTCAGATTGCGCTCAGTCGAGGTGTTTGTGGCTAGCAGCAGACACACAAGCCTGTGATAATGTAGCTACGGTAACAAGTGCTGGAGCAACACTTCCATGGCGACTCAACGATAATGTAATGCTCTTGCTGTGTCGCTTGcggtgtgaatgcagcattaacAATCAAGTCAGTGGTAGACCAGAAACTCcagtgtctgacagcaaggtaaggTGGTAAAATAACCTAAATATATTTTACactaaaactgatgttgattatttttttagtttaaagTGGTCTTTAAAATATATTCTGCTGTTGATTTTTGCTAACAGCTGAGTGGGAGTTTCCATTTGAAAATCACAGTAAAAAGTGCTGAAGGATGCGTCCTTTAAAAGCTACACTGACCCATGTGGGCAAATCAAATTCTGGAGACTGACAGGTCATGCTGCACTTTACTGGACTTATGTGTTCATTTATGTTCTCTGTTGTCCCAAAGAAGACATAACTGATCATGAGCATTATTAGTCCTGACTGCAAATGGGCCTCATTTTAGGAATAATGACGACCCGGTAGAAACAGGATAAAAAGGAGGTgtcttttactgtttttaatacCAAATGCAaatatgatgttgaatattttaaactgtgtggaccttgaactaatgactaaggagagatctggaccctgtggctggaccagttgggaaccactgctgtaacCCTTCACAGCCTTGTGCTTATACTCTCACTCTGGAAAACTATTCTGGTAACTGACATAGCCTTGACCACTGGTCAGATCAGGTCACACTCAGAGGAAAAGCTTTTGCAGAACAGGGAAGGGCCAAAAATCAAATTACAATTTGGAAGCTGAGTGGTCGTGAGACTGAAGCCATGTGACTGCAGTGTaatttgtttatagcctaacgtgacctttttacttctggtgactgcatttaagcttcaattCAGATCTTAATATCTGCAATAGTCCAAAATCATCCATGCTGCACTGTATAACTTATACAAACTACCCATGAAATTACTTTCTTGACAGTTTTCAGCCAGAAGGTGCATTTGACAGTAGCCGAGCTCCTGCAAAAATCACACAACTTGTCTCATATGATCTGCTGCATTTTAACACACTACAAATGTACtgaaccaaaccagagctaatttgAATCAAACTTAAACAGGTTAAGTGCTAAAACACCTCCAGGAACTGATGATATAGATTCATTCAATTAAAGACTACCCTCAGTCGTACAAACATCTATACTATACTCAAGGGAAAACTTAATATTACCAGGTAAATATCTGGACTGTCTCAGGTAATGCTGTTTGGCAGAAGCAGTTCTCGACGGCTCCTGGTAGGCTGAACTCTTGTTCAGGTTTAAAGGTGCATCTTCCTTTCCAGTGGGTCGACTGAAATCCAGGACATTTCCGTATCTGAAAGACAGAGGGCATTCAATGAAACAAAGATTGTGTGAGTCACCTGCTTGTAGTAACAGGGATGTATGGACATTAGCTCCGACTATAGAACTAGCCTCACCTTCTCAGTGCGTCGTCCCCCTGCCTCGACTTCTCTGCAGAGAAGTTACTCTTTCCAAGAATACTTATAGATGTCAGGTCAGTTTCTTCGTAGTCGTCCCAGTCTTCACTCTTGAGGTGTCCTGTGCCGTGGCCCCAACGCCGCCGCCCTCCTTTAGGTTTCAACTGATAGCTCAGTAGGTTTGCTTTTTCTGACTCCTGCCTCGATTGCTAAAggaacatcaacaacacatGTTCAAAGAAACAAGTTATTAcggtgtatatatatatatatatatagatattcTGACTGTCCGTCTCCCTGTAAAGGAACCATTTTTTTAACTCTAGTTGTAAAGTAATTCCTGTAAATACAAAGCAAAGACTAGCTAAATTCATATGGAAATGCTTCAGTCTGATCCATCAACTGGAAAAATGAGGAAGGGAAACTTGCAATTCCAATATTACTAAAAATAGTAacagatacagtacaggccaaaagtttggacacaccttctcattcaatgcattttctttattttcatgactatttacattgtagattctcattgaaggcatcaaaactatgaatgaacacatgtggagttatgtacttaacaaaaaaaggtgaaataactgaaaacatgttttatattctagtttcttcaaaatagccaccctttgctctgattactgctttgcacactcttggcattctctccatgagcttcaagaggtagtcacctgaaatggtttccacttcacaggtgtgccttatcagggttaattagtggaatttcttgctttatcaatggggttgggaccatcagttgtgttgtgcagaagtcaggttaatacacagccgacagccctattggacaactgttaaaattcatattatggcaagaaccaatcagctaactaaagaaaaacgagtggccatcattactttaagaaatgaaggtcagtcagtccagaaaattgcaaaaactttaaatgtgtccccaagtggagtcgcaaaaaccatcaagcgctacaacgaaactggcacacatgaggaccgacccaggaaaggaagaccaagagtcacctctgcttctgaggataagttcatccgagtcaccagcctcagaaatcgcaagttaacagcagctcagatcagagaccagatgaatgccacacagagttctagcagcagacccatctctagaacaactgttaagaggagactgcgcgaatcaggccttcatggtcaaatagctgctaggaaaccactgctaaggagaggcaacaagcagaagagatttgtttgggccaagaaacacaaggaatggacattagacccgtggaaatctgtgctttggtctgatgagtccaaatttgagatctttggttccaaccgccgtgtctttgtgagacgcagaaaaggtgaacggatggattccacatgcctggttcccactgtgaagcatggaggaggaggtgtgatggtgtgggggtgttttgctggtgacactgttggggatttattcaaaattgaaggcacactgaaccagcatggctaccacagcatcctgcagcgacatgccatcccatccggtttgcgtttagttggatgatcatttatttttcaacaggacaatgactccaaacacacctccaggctgcgtaagggctatttgaccaagaaggagagtgatggagtgctgcggcactccatcactctccatcacatgacctggcctccacagtcaccggacctgaacccaatcgagatggtttggggtgagctggaccgcagagtgaaggcaaaggggccaacaagtgttaaacacctctgggaactccttcaagactgttggaaaaccatttcaggtgactacctcttgaagagtgtgcaaagcagtaatcagagcaaagggtggctgttttgaagaaactagaatataaaacatgttttcagttatttcacctttttttgttaagtacataactccacgtgttcattcatagttttgatgccttcagtgagaatctacaatgtaaatagtcatgaaaataaagaaaacgcattgaatgagaaggtgtgtccaaacttttggcctgtaccgTATatagtgaacacacacacacacacacacacacacacacacacacacacacacacacaaacacacaatgttTCCAGCCTCACCTTGCTCTGGAGACTCTTGTCAACAATATAAGGAAGATGGCTCTGTGGTGTTCCTGTGGTCTGTTCCTGCTTCAGGATGTGCTTCGGTTGCTGCTCTCGCACCAGCTCTGTGTGCCGTTGGTACACTGCTGCCTGTGCAGCTGCAGGTACAGGGGAGGGCTGGATCTGCTGGAGAGGCCTGGAGGGGGAGCAGTGTTGGTTTGGAGGTGGAGGCTGGGAGGGAGGCACAGGCTTAAGCAGCagtggttgctgctgctgctgcagtgtctgTTGTGACTGTAAAGGAGCCTGCAGCAGCACAAGGCCTGGCTGAGGTCTTCCCTGTTCCAGGATCTGCTGAGGAGTGCCCAAAGCCTGGCCCACATGGAAGTAAGAGTACCTGAGAGCCTGAAAAAATATTGAGATTTGagcaaaacaacatcagctgtTATTCTGTATGTTCAGCTGTGAGGAGGTCGGACAGTGTAGGTCAGACACTACCTGGGCAGAAGCTGGTCTCTTCTTGGGATCCCACTGGAGCAGGTCTGTCATCAGATGAATGGCTTCAGGACTGGCATTTGGTATCAGTGTCTTCAGATTACTGGGAACACACTGAGGCCAACGGAAATTCATAGCACTTGCCAGATGGTATCCCTCCGGCCAATCATTCTAGAGGAAGAAGACACGGGCCATCTCACACACCATCATATTTAACAAGGGCATGTGTTTTTATAATTCACTGTAACAGTAGTAGGAGTTGTAGGATGATAAGAAATATTGAGGGATGGCCTATAACAGGACAAATAGGTGCACTGCTAGACACAAATATACTGTGCA contains:
- the LOC125903701 gene encoding serine/threonine-protein kinase ICK-like isoform X1: MNRYTTIRQLGDGTYGSVILGRSLESGELVAIKKMKRKFYSWEECMNLREVKSLKKLNHANVIKLKEVIRENDHLYFIFEYMKENLYQLMKDRTRLFPESAVRNIMFQILQGLAFIHKHGFFHRDMKPENLLCMGPELVKIADFGLAREIRSRPPYTDYVSTRWYRAPEVLLRSTSYSSPIDQWAVGCIMAELYTLRPLFPGSSEVDTIFKICQVLGTPKKNDWPEGYHLASAMNFRWPQCVPSNLKTLIPNASPEAIHLMTDLLQWDPKKRPASAQALRYSYFHVGQALGTPQQILEQGRPQPGLVLLQAPLQSQQTLQQQQQPLLLKPVPPSQPPPPNQHCSPSRPLQQIQPSPVPAAAQAAVYQRHTELVREQQPKHILKQEQTTGTPQSHLPYIVDKSLQSKQSRQESEKANLLSYQLKPKGGRRRWGHGTGHLKSEDWDDYEETDLTSISILGKSNFSAEKSRQGDDALRRYGNVLDFSRPTGKEDAPLNLNKSSAYQEPSRTASAKQHYLRQSRYLPGISTKKNVAINANKDFSGSHLWGNNSIPFGGTLPSRGAHGTNTIPGGYMPSFYKKDIGSAGHRGHQGPSVDSTPSNYATWQSGRSQMNTSANLSLANKSTPGLLPRPPVQTIHGRTDWSAKYGHR
- the LOC125903701 gene encoding serine/threonine-protein kinase ICK-like isoform X2, whose protein sequence is MKENLYQLMKDRTRLFPESAVRNIMFQILQGLAFIHKHGFFHRDMKPENLLCMGPELVKIADFGLAREIRSRPPYTDYVSTRWYRAPEVLLRSTSYSSPIDQWAVGCIMAELYTLRPLFPGSSEVDTIFKICQVLGTPKKNDWPEGYHLASAMNFRWPQCVPSNLKTLIPNASPEAIHLMTDLLQWDPKKRPASAQALRYSYFHVGQALGTPQQILEQGRPQPGLVLLQAPLQSQQTLQQQQQPLLLKPVPPSQPPPPNQHCSPSRPLQQIQPSPVPAAAQAAVYQRHTELVREQQPKHILKQEQTTGTPQSHLPYIVDKSLQSKQSRQESEKANLLSYQLKPKGGRRRWGHGTGHLKSEDWDDYEETDLTSISILGKSNFSAEKSRQGDDALRRYGNVLDFSRPTGKEDAPLNLNKSSAYQEPSRTASAKQHYLRQSRYLPGISTKKNVAINANKDFSGSHLWGNNSIPFGGTLPSRGAHGTNTIPGGYMPSFYKKDIGSAGHRGHQGPSVDSTPSNYATWQSGRSQMNTSANLSLANKSTPGLLPRPPVQTIHGRTDWSAKYGHR